One genomic region from Quercus robur chromosome 4, dhQueRobu3.1, whole genome shotgun sequence encodes:
- the LOC126722772 gene encoding vacuolar protein sorting-associated protein 2 homolog 3-like, translating to MFLLFFHVDSSIEKEIGALQLEEKKLVAEIKRTAKTGNDGATKILAHQLIKLRQQIANLQGSRAQIRGIATHTQVDCQRTVPPRQWQP from the exons ATGTTTTTACTGTTTTTCCATGTGGATTCAAGTATAGAGAAGGAAATTGGAGCATTGCAATTAGAA GAAAAGAAGCTTGTCGCTGAGATAAAGAGAACGGCTAAAACTGGAAATGAT GGAGCAACCAAAATTCTAGCTCACCAGCTAATCAAGCTTAGGCAACAAATAGCAAACTTACAAGGTAGTCGAGCTCAAATAAGAGGAATAGCAACTCATACACAGGTGGACTGTCAAAGAACT GTGCCACCAAGGCAATGGCAGCCATGA
- the LOC126723993 gene encoding cytochrome P450 705A12-like, whose product MAVHRLNIATIIDIQYYFLCFLLYFLSALLLKSFFKTKTPLNLPPSPPALPIIGHLHLLDPSLFQSFHNLSNKYGPLLYLRLGASRCLSISTASMATEIFKTNDLVFANRPSFAFVDKLPYKNYGLFVAPYGDCWRFFKKLCKNELLSAHQVEKSRDIRREEMIRFLHKVLESGKKKQVLDMSSELMKLTNNSTCRVVMSIRCSDDNDEAEKIRQLVKETTEVSAKVSFGDVLGPLRFLAFWFYGKQAVDVILTFDEILERVLKQHEENPNVENEDFVDILLKVYRDDKAEFKINRTHLKAFLLVLFLGGTSSSAEAMQWTIAELINHPDVFNKVREEIKVVVGSSRLVEDSDIPSLPYLQAVVKEVLRLHPPWPIIIRECRQDCKIKDFDILEKTMVAINVYTIMRDANVWNCPNDFCPERFLVSFEKEDVMKYIPFGAGRRVCPGSKLALSLVHTTIAAMVQCFDWKVGGEEDHAKVNMQVGPGITKPMAQLLICLPVVHFNPFTSSF is encoded by the exons ATGGCCGTGCATAGACTAAATATTGCCACGATTATTGATATCCAATACTACTTCCTGTGTTTCCTCCTTTATTTCCTCTCAGCCCTCTTACTCAAGTCCTTCTTCAAGACAAAGACCCCTCTAAACCTCCCTCCAAGCCCACCAGCCCTCCCAATCATTGGTCATCTCCACCTTCTTGATCCATCCTTATTCCAATCCTTCCACAACCTCTCCAACAAATATGGCCCTCTCCTCTATCTCCGGCTTGGCGCTTCCAGGTGCCTTTCAATTTCAACAGCCTCCATGGCCACCGAAATATTTAAAACCAATGACCTTGTATTTGCAAACCGGCCAAGTTTCGCTTTTGTTGATAAATTACCATATAAAAACTATGGACTTTTCGTAGCTCCATATGGTGATTGCTGGAGGTTCTTCAAAAAGCTTTGCAAGAATGAATTACTCTCTGCCCATCAGGTTGAAAAATCACGTGATATCCGACGTGAAGAAATGATTCGGTTTTTGCATAAAGTGTTAGAGAGTGGTAAGAAAAAACAGGTCCTTGACATGAGTTCTGAGTTGATGAAGTTAACAAACAACTCTACTTGTAGGGTGGTCATGAGCATAAGGTGTTCAGATGACAATGATGAAGCTGAGAAGATCAGGCAGTTGGTGAAGGAGACCACAGAGGTTAGTGCAAAGGTATCTTTTGGGGATGTGTTGGGGCCACTGAgatttttggctttttggtTTTATGGAAAGCAGGCTGTAGATGTGATTTTAACGTTCGATGAGATTTTAGAAAGGGTGTTGAAGCAGCATGAAGAGAACCCTAATGTTGAGAATGAAGATTTCGTGGATATACTATTGAAAGTGTATCGAGATGACAAAGCTGAGTTTAAGATTAACAGAACACATCTCAAGGCTTTCTTGCTC GTACTCTTCTTAGGAGGCACCAGTTCATCAGCAGAGGCAATGCAATGGACAATAGCTGAACTAATCAACCATCCAGATGTATTCAATAAGGTTAGGGAAGAGATAAAAGTTGTGGTTGGTAGTAGTAGACTAGTGGAGGATTCAGATATCCCAAGTCTCCCTTACTTGCAAGCAGTTGTGAAGGAAGTATTAAGGCTACACCCACCATGGCCTATTATTATAAGAGAATGTCGCCAAGACTGTAAAATCAAAGACTTTGATATACTTGAGAAAACTATGGTGGCAATCAATGTGTATACGATAATGAGAGACGCAAACGTATGGAATTGTCCAAATGACTTTTGTCCAGAGAGGTTCTTAGTTTCCTTTGAAAAAGAAGATGTTATGAAATATATTCCTTTTGGGGCAGGAAGGCGAGTATGCCCAGGCTCAAAGTTAGCACTTAGTTTGGTACACACTACAATTGCAGCCATGGTTCAATGTTTTGATTGGAAAGTTGGTGGAGAGGAAGACCATGCTAAGGTTAATATGCAAGTTGGACCAGGCATTACCAAGCCCATGGCTCAACTACTTATCTGCCTTCCCGTTGTTCACTTCAATCCATTTACGTCTTCATTTTAA
- the LOC126723990 gene encoding thaumatin-like protein translates to MNGGLRLRSGENVNISAPEGWSGRFWGRSLCSFDQSGRGTCITGDCGGKLQCSGAGGAPPATLAEFTLNSPVDYYDVSLVDGYNMPVSIIPLGVSSSCNRATCVSDLNQRCPNGLEVKRNGRVVACKSACLALNRPQYCCTGQYSNAQTCKPTSYSNAFKAACPTAYTYAYDDQTSLFTCDGADYLIRFC, encoded by the coding sequence ATGAATGGTGGTCTGCGGCTAAGAAGTGGAGAAAATGTGAATATCAGTGCCCCAGAAGGGTGGTCAGGCCGGTTCTGGGGCCGCAGTTTGTGTTCATTTGATCAGTCAGGCAGGGGAACATGCATCACCGGAGACTGTGGAGGCAAATTACAATGTTCCGGGGCAGGCGGTGCACCACCTGCTACGCTTGCAGAGTTTACCCTAAATAGTCCTGTGGATTATTATGATGTTAGCCTAGTTGATGGCTATAACATGCCTGTCTCAATAATCCCTTTGGGTGTTTCAAGCTCATGTAACCGTGCTACGTGTGTTTCTGACTTGAACCAACGCTGCCCAAATGGCTTGGAAGTGAAGAGAAATGGGCGTGTTGTTGCATGCAAGAGTGCATGCTTGGCATTGAATAGGCCTCAGTATTGCTGCACTGGACAATACAGCAATGCTCAGACTTGCAAGCCTACAAGCTATTCGAATGCGTTCAAGGCTGCTTGTCCTACTGCTTATACTTATGCCTATGATGATCAGACAAGCCTTTTTACTTGTGATGGAGCTGATTACTTGATTaggttttgttaa